In Triticum aestivum cultivar Chinese Spring chromosome 5B, IWGSC CS RefSeq v2.1, whole genome shotgun sequence, the following proteins share a genomic window:
- the LOC123114881 gene encoding uncharacterized protein — protein sequence MCLLSSSVAFEKLTLVYCHELIFLEIPSLLQRLSHLVVHDCLNLEVIKNKAPYLYSFEYSGALVRLSLGVSLQNLDIDASGWDVIHYAGAKLPCMVPNLEALNIHSSYVRDILVVPGKFLHLQHLCIGAFTPDYDYLSLVSFLDACPSLETFILSAEPDCMEQESGLGYSFHDLRKMPGHMHRNIKDVQIIGFCSAKSMVELTCHILENSKLLKCLKLSTCYNGMLVEQGKAVSAGNIR from the exons ATGTGCCTTCTTTCCAGTTCAGTTGCTTTCGAGAAATTGACACTAGTGTATTGCCATGAGTTGATTTTCCTGGAGATACCTAGCCTGCTGCAGCGGCTTAGCCACCTGGTTGTCCACGACTGCTTAAATCTGGAAGTGATAAAGAATAAGGCCCCTTATCTCTACAGTTTTGAATATAGTGGTGCCCTGGTACGACTATCACTTGGTGTTTCATTGCAAAACCTTGACATTGATGCTTCAGGGTGGGACGTTATTCATTATGCTGGTGCCAAACTTCCATGCATGGTGCCAAATCTTGAAGCTCTTAACATACATTCGTCTTATGTG AGGGATATACTGGTGGTACCTGGCAAATTCCTCCACCTCCAGCATCTGTGTATTGGGGCATTTACCCCAGACTATGATTATCTCTCTCTGGTTTCTTTTCTTGATGCTTGTCCTTCCTTGGAGACTTTCATATTGTCT GCAGAGCCGGATTGCATGGAGCAAGAATCAGGTTTAGgatattcttttcatgatctaaggAAGATGCCAGGACACATGCATAGGAACATCAAGGATGTGCAGATCATTGGTTTTTGTTCTGCGAAGAGCATGGTTGAGCTGACATGCCATATTCTTGAGAATTCAAAGCTGCTTAAGTGCCTTAAACTGAGCACCTGTTACAATG GGATGCTCGTGGAGCAGGGCAAGGCCGTGTCAGCTGGGAATATCAGGTGA